A single window of Microplitis demolitor isolate Queensland-Clemson2020A chromosome 7, iyMicDemo2.1a, whole genome shotgun sequence DNA harbors:
- the LOC103576899 gene encoding eukaryotic translation initiation factor 4E-binding protein — translation MSASPIARQVTQNQNIPCKRIVISDPNQLPVDYSSTPGGTLYSTTPGGTRIVYERAFLMNLRNSPISKTPPNITTIPAELLKGSPTITSTHVPTCNKPTKDITVIEEVPEQFQMDM, via the exons atgTCAGCATCACCAATAGCACGTCAAGTTACCCAGAATCAAAATATACCATGTAAAAGAATTGTTATTTCTGATCCAAATCAATTACCTGTGGATTATTCGTCAACACCTGGAGGTACTTTGTACTCAACAACACCAGGAG gaacACGAATCGTTTATGAAAGGGCTTTCCTTATGAACTTAAGAAACTCTCCAATTTCAAAAACTCCACCAAACATAACGACAATTCCTGCGGAATTACTCAAAGGATCTCCAACAATAACATCAACTCATGTACCCACGTGCAATAAACCGACCAAAG atatcaCAGTAATTGAAGAAGTTCCTGAGCAATTCCAAATGGATATGTAg
- the LOC103576898 gene encoding S-formylglutathione hydrolase — protein sequence MMPDIVEVSNNKCFGGWQKVFSHQSVELRCKMNFGVYLPPQAETEPVPVIYWLSGLTCTEANFIQKAGAQRYASEHGVILIIPDTSPRGECIPDDPEYDFGMGAGFYVDATQDPWKNHFRMYSYITKELPTLINKKFPVIPGQQSIMGHSMGGHGALICALKNPGVYKTVSAFAPISNPIECDWGIKAFSGYLGNKDENIELWKEYDATHLSKKYSGPPLDILVDQGKEDNFLKQLMPENLVAAAANDNLMLTLRHQEGYDHSYFFISTFIEDHIKHHVKYLKN from the exons ATG ATGCCGGATATTGTTGAAGTGtcgaataataaatgttttggaGGATGGCAGAAGGTTTTTTCACATCAGAG TGTCGAGTTAAGATGTAAAATGAATTTCGGAGTTTACTTACCGCCACAAGCTGAGACAGAACCAGTGCCAGTAATTTATTGGTTGTCAGGATTAACTTGTACTGAAGCTAATTTCATTCAGAAAGCTGGAGCGCAACGATATGCATCAGAACACGGTGTGATTCTCATTATTCCTGATACAAGTCCGCGGGGCGAGTGTATTCCCGATGATCCGGAGTATGATTTTGGTATGGGAGCTGGATTTTACGTCGACGCAACTCAAGACCCATGGAAAAATCACTTCAGAATGTATAGTTACATTACTAAAGAATTACCCACTcttattaataagaaattcCCGGTAATTCCTGGTCAGCAATCAATTATGGGTCACAG tatggGAGGACATGGAGCTTTGATTTGTGCTTTAAAAAATCCTGGAGTATATAAAACAGTATCAGCATTTGCTCCCATCAGCAACCCCATCGAGTGCGACTGGGGAATAAAAGCATTCTCTGGATATCTAGGAAACAAAGATGAAAACATTGAGCTCTGGAAAGAGTACGATGCTACGcacttgtcaaaaaaatattccggACCGCCTTTAGATATTTTAGTTGATCAGGGAAAGGAAGATAATTTTCTTAAGCAATTAATGCCGGAAAATTTAGTCGCAGCTGCTGCAAATGATAATTTGATGCTCACTCTAAGACACCAAGAAGGATATGAccacagttatttttttatctcaacatTTATTGAAGATCACATTAAGCATCACGTAAAATATCTTAAGAATTAG